In Cicer arietinum cultivar CDC Frontier isolate Library 1 chromosome 7, Cicar.CDCFrontier_v2.0, whole genome shotgun sequence, a single window of DNA contains:
- the LOC101490338 gene encoding cysteine-rich knottin fold-containing protein precursor, which translates to MARSIPMVSTIFVFLLLLVATEMVAEARTCESKSQKFKGACVSDRNCASVCQTERFPGGHCRGFRRRCFCTTHC; encoded by the exons ATGGCTCGTTCAATTCCTATGGTTTCCACCATCTTTGTCTTCCTTCTGCTTCTTGTAGCTACTG AGATGGTGGCAGAGGCAAGGACATGTGAGTCAAAAAGTCAAAAATTCAAAGGAGCATGTGTGAGTGATCGCAATTGTGCTTCTGTGTGCCAAACGGAACGTTTCCCTGGAGGGCACTGCCGTGGATTCCGTCGTAGATGTTTCTGTACTACACATTGTTAA
- the LOC101490001 gene encoding GDSL esterase/lipase At5g45910-like: MKIFNLFCIILTFGILGNVVSSVDSLPYEAIFNFGDSISDTGNAMAFHRDHPMPSDSPYGSTYFKHPAGRLSNGRLIIDFIAEAYGLPFLPAVKNLTKDQDIKKGVNFAVAGSTALEEEFFTNRGVRVPATNNSLNVQLGWFKELKSSLCKNKEDCDVYFKKSLFLVGEIGGNDIIQYAFDQKTIAEIQEIIPIIVEAITNTTSALIEEGAIELVVPGNFPIGCNAAFLTMVDSKKKEDFDEFGCLIAYNNLVEYFNEQLKNAIKTLQQKNSQAKIIYFDYYNDAKRLYQAPQQYGFTSDKNEILKACCGLDGPYNVNFNIPCGGPGAKVCSDTSKLINWDGAHLTEAAYRMIAKGLVEGPFAIPSLQTPPFKIA; encoded by the exons aTGAAGATCTTTAATCTCTTTTGCATCATCCTCACATTTGGTATTCTTGGAAATGTTGTTTCAAGTGTTGATTCTCTCCCATATGAAGCTATCTTCAACTTTGGTGACTCTATAAGTGATACTGGGAATGCTATGGCTTTCCATCGTGACCATCCCATGCCTAGCGATAGTCCTTATGGCTCAACATACTTCAAACATCCAGCTGGGCGTTTGTCGAACGGACGACTTATCATAGACTTTATAG CGGAGGCATATGGACTACCATTTTTGCCAGCAGTAAAAAATCTTACCAAAGACCAAGACATCAAGAAAGGAGTGAATTTTGCAGTTGCTGGTTCCACTGCACTTGAAGAAGAGTTTTTCACAAATCGTGGAGTTAGGGTACCAGCGACAAATAACTCATTAAATGTTCAACTTGGATGGTTTAAGGAGCTAAAATCATCCCTTTGTAAAAACAAAGAAG ATTGTGATGTCTACttcaaaaaatcattatttctTGTTGGAGAGATAGGTGGAAATGATATTATTCAGTATGCTTTCGATCAGAAAACTATTGcagaaattcaagaaattatCCCCATCATAGTAGAAGCAATTACAAATACTACCTCT GCGTTAATTGAAGAAGGAGCGATTGAGCTTGTGGTTCCTGGGAACTTTCCAATAGGTTGTAATGCTGCTTTTTTGACAATGGTTGATAGTAAGAAGAAAGAAGACTTTGATGAATTTGGGTGCTTGATAGCTTACAATAATTTAGTTGAATACTTTAACGAGCAACTCAAAAATGCCATAAAGACATTACAACAAAAGAATTCTCAagctaaaataatatattttgactaCTACAATGATGCCAAACGTTTATATCAAGCACCACAACAATATG GCTTTACTTCCGATAAAAATGAGATTTTGAAAGCATGTTGTGGACTAGATGGGCCATACAATGTCAATTTTAATATTCCATGTGGAGGGCCAGGTGCGAAAGTTTGTTCAGACACctcaaaactaataaattggGATGGAGCTCACTTAACTGAAGCTGCATATAGGATGATAGCAAAGGGATTAGTTGAAGGCCCTTTTGCAATTCCTTCTCTTCAAACTCCACCTTTCAAGATAGCTTAG
- the LOC140918698 gene encoding uncharacterized protein, with amino-acid sequence MQTYLEAQEDDIWDAVENGPYVPKTVIDNKEETKIKASWTNDDKKKVLFDKKAKNMLQSALKMDEFFRVSHCKTTKEIYDTLEVTHEGTIEVKRSKLNTLSQEYELFRMQPEESILDLLKRFSHLTNHLSELGKIFTSDELNLKVLRSLTKAWQPKVTTIYKKKSLSKMFLSEFFRKTSRT; translated from the coding sequence ATGCAGacatatcttgaggcacaagAAGATGATATCTGggatgcagtagaaaatggtccctATGTTCCAAAAACAGTCATCGAcaataaagaagaaacaaaaattaaagcCTCATGGACAAATGATGACAAGAAGAAAGTGTTGTTTGATAAGAAGGCCAAAAATATGTTACAATCAGCACTCAAAATGGATGAATTCTTTCGTGTGTCACATTGCAAAACGACTAAAGAAATCTATGATACCCTTGAAGTAACTCATGAaggaactattgaggtaaaACGTTCTAAACTCAATacattatctcaagaatatgaattatttcgaATGCAGCCTGAGGAATCTATTCTGGACTTACTgaaaagattttctcatctgACCAACCACTTGTCGGAACTTGGGAAAATCTTCACTAGTGATGAATTGAACCTCAAAGTGTTAAGATCATTAACTAAGGCTTGGCAACcaaaagtaacaacaatttataaaaagaaaagcctatcaaagATGTTTCTTTCTGAATTTTTCaggaaaacttcaagaacatga